In Sphingobium sp. B2D3C, a genomic segment contains:
- a CDS encoding ABC transporter permease, whose translation MTKATYFPPRAARTKASPAARWVARLLPPLLLGLVLAACYAYARAGLEEYRQFLMPGPSEIWEGAFASAAVRAELLRAAGVTAQIALTGLAVSIPGGMLLGVLMFRSFWIERAVAPYLVVLQSIPVLAIIPLIQSLLGFGFLPKVLIVALFTFFAIPTTLLLGLKSLDKGIGELFRLEGAGWGTTLLKAGIPSALPSLFAGIRIAASLAVIGAIVSELFFVSGDGGLGQMLVNSKIDFLYEQMYAALIVSAVMSIGVYLFFGWLGDRLFSHWHDSAGAKG comes from the coding sequence ATGACCAAAGCGACTTATTTTCCGCCCCGCGCCGCTCGCACCAAGGCCAGTCCTGCTGCTCGCTGGGTCGCGCGACTGCTGCCTCCGCTGCTGCTCGGCCTCGTGCTTGCGGCCTGCTACGCTTATGCGCGCGCCGGTCTTGAGGAGTATCGCCAGTTCCTGATGCCCGGCCCCAGCGAGATCTGGGAAGGCGCCTTTGCTTCAGCCGCCGTCCGCGCGGAACTGCTGCGTGCCGCCGGCGTGACGGCGCAGATCGCGCTCACGGGTCTGGCCGTGTCGATTCCGGGCGGCATGCTGCTCGGCGTCCTCATGTTCCGCTCCTTCTGGATCGAGCGGGCCGTCGCGCCTTATCTGGTTGTGCTGCAGTCGATCCCGGTGCTGGCGATCATCCCGCTTATCCAGTCGCTGCTCGGCTTCGGCTTCCTGCCCAAGGTGCTGATCGTCGCCCTGTTTACCTTCTTCGCCATTCCCACGACTTTGCTGCTCGGCCTCAAGAGCCTCGACAAGGGCATTGGGGAGCTGTTCCGGCTGGAAGGAGCAGGCTGGGGCACGACGTTGCTCAAGGCGGGCATCCCGTCCGCGCTGCCGTCGCTCTTTGCCGGCATTCGGATTGCGGCGAGCCTCGCGGTGATCGGCGCCATCGTCTCCGAGCTGTTCTTCGTCTCGGGCGATGGCGGGCTGGGCCAGATGCTGGTCAACTCGAAGATCGATTTTCTCTACGAGCAGATGTACGCGGCGCTGATCGTCTCAGCGGTGATGTCGATCGGCGTCTATCTGTTCTTCGGCTGGCTTGGCGACCGGCTCTTCTCTCACTGGCACGATTCGGCCGGGGCGAAGGGATGA
- a CDS encoding ABC transporter ATP-binding protein: MGDRRVDPNQGAADAAAPIVSFQDVSLTFGTGVEALRGINLDIRPGEFISILGPSGCGKSTLLRIAAGLIDYTDGALHADRSHIAFTFQDATLLPWRTVRRNVELLLELRGVGREERRRVAQEKIALVGLSGFEEQYPKHLSGGMKMRVSLARALTLDPTLFMFDEPFGALDEITRERLNDEVQTLQLRQQFAAMFVTHSVSEAVFMSSRVIVMSARPGRIVGTYDIPFPFPRDDAVRFSPQFAELCGTLSAALRDASGSEE; the protein is encoded by the coding sequence ATGGGCGATCGCCGCGTTGACCCGAATCAGGGCGCGGCCGACGCCGCCGCGCCGATCGTTTCCTTCCAGGACGTCTCGCTGACGTTCGGGACAGGCGTCGAGGCCCTGCGGGGCATTAATCTCGATATCCGCCCCGGCGAGTTCATCAGCATTTTGGGGCCCTCGGGCTGCGGCAAGTCCACCTTGCTGCGCATCGCCGCCGGGCTGATCGACTATACCGACGGCGCGCTCCACGCCGATCGCTCCCACATCGCCTTCACCTTCCAGGATGCGACGCTGCTGCCCTGGCGCACGGTGCGCCGCAACGTCGAGCTTCTGCTCGAATTGCGCGGCGTCGGGCGGGAGGAGCGGCGCCGGGTGGCGCAGGAGAAGATCGCGCTGGTCGGTCTGAGCGGCTTTGAGGAGCAATATCCCAAGCATCTCTCCGGCGGCATGAAGATGCGCGTGTCGCTGGCCCGCGCCCTGACCCTCGATCCCACGCTGTTCATGTTCGACGAGCCCTTCGGCGCGCTGGACGAGATCACGCGCGAGCGGCTCAACGATGAAGTGCAGACCCTGCAGTTGCGTCAGCAATTCGCGGCGATGTTCGTGACGCACTCCGTGTCGGAGGCGGTGTTCATGTCGTCCCGCGTCATCGTCATGTCTGCGCGACCGGGCCGCATTGTCGGCACCTACGACATCCCGTTCCCGTTTCCGCGCGATGATGCGGTGCGCTTCTCGCCGCAATTCGCGGAACTGTGCGGCACGCTCTCGGCGGCGCTGCGGGATGCATCGGGAAGTGAGGAATGA
- a CDS encoding NAD(P)H-dependent oxidoreductase, whose product MKVHVIYAYPLKTGLAVDIHNTVVSSLIEAGHEVDDLDLYAENFDPILNEEDRTIYHDVAINQRRIKPYVDRLQAADAVVLCHPVWNFGWPAMLKGYFDRVFLPDVSFKMVDGKLTPGLANIRKLTSVTTYGVDRLRALYLFDPPRSNATRFLRVVCNKKVKVDYLALYGINNMTEARAAKFLAKVRKEMLAF is encoded by the coding sequence ATGAAAGTTCATGTTATATATGCCTATCCGCTGAAGACGGGCCTCGCGGTCGACATTCACAACACGGTTGTCTCCAGCCTGATCGAGGCGGGGCACGAGGTCGATGATCTGGATCTCTATGCGGAGAATTTCGATCCGATCCTCAATGAGGAAGACCGGACGATCTATCATGACGTCGCGATCAACCAGCGCCGCATCAAGCCCTATGTCGACCGGCTGCAGGCGGCGGATGCGGTGGTGCTCTGCCATCCGGTCTGGAATTTCGGCTGGCCGGCGATGCTCAAGGGCTATTTCGATCGGGTGTTCCTGCCCGATGTCTCGTTCAAGATGGTGGACGGCAAGCTGACGCCGGGCCTCGCAAACATCCGCAAGCTGACCAGCGTGACGACCTATGGCGTGGACCGGCTCCGGGCGCTCTACCTGTTCGATCCGCCGCGCTCGAATGCCACGCGCTTCCTGCGCGTTGTGTGCAACAAGAAGGTGAAGGTGGATTATCTCGCCCTCTATGGGATCAATAACATGACGGAAGCGCGCGCGGCCAAGTTCCTGGCGAAGGTCCGCAAAGAAATGCTGGCTTTCTGA
- a CDS encoding TetR family transcriptional regulator yields MRKTVGARAARTQVAEPADDAKGLRRTRDAAGTRKKILEAAIEEFAERGLSGARIDSIAQRSGANMRMIYHYYGNKEQLYVFVLDHVYEDIRKKEAALNLANLEPYEAMMKLFNFTYSHFAANPHVISLWTGENLQQGAYLSTSMRAPTLSSPLMDAIKETLARGVEQKVFREDIDPLQLYVSMVALSYFHLSNVYTLSAIFSANLHSERWKSERRRHAQEMLSAYLLSSAKPDA; encoded by the coding sequence GTGCGGAAGACTGTCGGCGCGCGTGCCGCCAGGACGCAGGTCGCTGAACCGGCCGACGATGCGAAGGGTCTGCGTCGCACGCGGGATGCGGCTGGCACGCGCAAGAAGATTCTGGAAGCCGCCATCGAGGAGTTCGCCGAGCGCGGGCTGAGCGGCGCGCGCATCGATTCGATCGCGCAGCGCTCCGGCGCCAACATGCGGATGATCTACCATTATTACGGCAACAAGGAGCAGCTTTACGTCTTCGTGCTCGATCATGTGTATGAGGACATCCGCAAGAAGGAAGCGGCGCTGAATCTCGCCAACCTCGAACCGTATGAGGCGATGATGAAGCTGTTCAACTTCACCTATTCGCACTTTGCGGCCAACCCGCATGTCATCTCATTGTGGACCGGGGAAAATCTGCAGCAGGGGGCCTATCTCTCCACCTCGATGCGCGCGCCGACGCTGAGTTCGCCGCTGATGGACGCCATCAAGGAGACGCTCGCGCGGGGCGTGGAGCAGAAGGTGTTCCGCGAGGATATCGATCCGCTGCAACTCTATGTGTCGATGGTTGCGCTGTCTTACTTCCACTTGTCCAATGTCTACACGCTCTCGGCGATCTTCAGCGCCAACCTGCACAGTGAGCGCTGGAAATCGGAGCGCCGGCGCCACGCCCAGGAGATGCTGAGCGCCTACCTCCTGTCCAGCGCCAAGCCGGACGCATGA